In a single window of the Elaeis guineensis isolate ETL-2024a chromosome 6, EG11, whole genome shotgun sequence genome:
- the LOC105046870 gene encoding LOW QUALITY PROTEIN: zinc finger CCCH domain-containing protein 55 (The sequence of the model RefSeq protein was modified relative to this genomic sequence to represent the inferred CDS: inserted 1 base in 1 codon), which produces MAENFRRRKSRWEMAETHFPNKVRKDNALPVKAVLSHDKESKSSRSSFKYNHNQFSKWSDMEGSNAPIHGDDFEARQLATWSKRPKSPKWSDMESDHKGSKNSSWQPLSGSQSARGDDNISRDTAGWGTTVDQTNPDAWKQHKEGLKNSSLEPVSGIQSTRGDDNVRRDTAGWGTALDQIGPDAWKQCKESLKDSSSEPVSGSHSARADDNVRRDAAGWGTVLDQTGPDAWRQHNHSVSPDNVWNRSRRSRSRSPFKGLRHESESWNDRSRKGGRSAAPCRDFVADRHRTGGQFRYLREVGSPRHSGRYHDNDATEIRKIRSERGRYSVHDNKEDIRDSLDQSNYSRNRFSRRHGNDSGGEERHEVYKTSRSAGLCHDFARGRCNRGSMCRYLHHDASSGGGPFRKDYPWERTFDRRDVDASSFRQSVEPCRVTDAPCKYFAKGHCRHGEDCKFSHQVLPKAHSKERRDDDRWNTGLESERSPVWNGPKWGDETAPSWNGPKWGDESATSWDGPKWGDQAATSQNDSKWGDVANMHAPNSFQWMSDSNGAGDAASYSIGIEDYPIKSHHPPSTEPEKNNHQSLPKEVIEKALPSHGQNMTWEVPGKDQNVPSVTTETVVEGTCVQWHPGIMEEVLCGDGEESENVHANSVKSQAAMKYSANNLQTVVSVHDQCFGESSQSHHLAPEPPDAQTITQNEQHQQVLPQVPSNTNLTGQNQLCLLPHNGQSQNLAEQSQHYLSVSPHVSPSEQVDSSNGQNHNSPILPPSAQPNQVSVSEQQCPTSDGMRSVTPDPDSLLPVFTPISVEIKDPSTETLRETLNNSFSLPITDGPNEGNLNNTADLEEKLHSGKQESKHIEQDGDDNKKVSETEIGQXKKEEQIAQSKGVNAYAHIDGEGKRSRDDKGVRMFKFALVEHVKDMLKPTWKEGRLTKEVHKTIVKKVVEKVTSTLQDPTIPWTQERIDVYLSCSKVKLNKLVQAYVQKYGKS; this is translated from the exons ATGGCTGAAAATTTTAGGAGGCGTAAATCTAGATGGGAGATGgcagaaactcattttccaaATAAAGTTAGAAAAGACAATGCTCTGCCTGTGAAAGCAGTTCTTTCTCATGATAAGGAATCAAAATCAAGTCGGAGTTCCTTTAAATACAACCATAATCAATTTTCAAAGTGGTCTGACATGGAAGGAAGCAATGCCCCAATCCATGGAGATGATTTTGAAGCACGTCAATTGGCAACATGGTCAAAAAGACCCAAGTCTCCAAAGTGGTCTGATATGGAATCTGACCATAAAGGCTCTAAGAATTCTTCCTGGCAACCCCTTTCTGGAAGCCAGTCTGCAAGGGGAGATGATAACATAAGTAGGGACACTGCTGGTTGGGGTACAACTGTAGACCAAACCAATCCCGATGCATGGAAGCAACACAAAGAAGGCTTGAAGAATTCTTCCTTGGAACCTGTATCTGGAATCCAATCCACAAGAGGAGATGACAATGTCAGGAGGGACACTGCTGGTTGGGGTACAGCTCTAGATCAGATTGGTCCTGATGCATGGAAGCAATGCAAAGAAAGCTTGAAGGATTCTTCCTCAGAACCTGTATCTGGAAGTCATTCTGCAAGAGCAGATGATAATGTCAGGAGGGATGCTGCTGGTTGGGGTACAGTTCTAGATCAGACTGGTCCTGATGCATGGAGGCAACACAACCATAGTGTTTCACCAGATAATGTTTGGAACAGGTCGCGCAG GAGTAGAAGCAGGAGCCCTTTCAAAGGATTAAGGCATGAGTCTGAGAGCTGGAATGATAGAAGTAGAAAAGGAGGAAGATCTGCTGCACCTTGTAGAGATTTTGTAGCAGACAGGCATAGGACAGGTGGTCAATTTAGATATCTTCGTGAAGTTGGTAGTCCAAGACACTCTGGTAGGTATCATGACAATGATGCAACTGAAATCAGGAAAATTAGATCTGAGAGGGGAAGGTACTCAGTGCATGACAACAAGGAGGACATCAGAGATTCATTGGATCAAAGCAATTATTCAAGGAACAGGTTTTCTCGGAGGCATGGGAATGACAGCGGTGGTGAGGAGAGGCATGAGGTGTATAAAACTAGCAGGTCAGCTGGCCTCTGTCATGACTTTGCAAGGGGTAGATGCAACAGAGGTTCAATGTGCAGATATCTTCATCATGATGCTTCCTCTGGTGGCGGACCTTTCAGGAAAGATTATCCCTGGGAGAGGACGTTTGATAGAAGAGATGTGGATGCGTCTTCCTTCAGGCAAAGTGTTGAGCCTTGCAGGGTTACTGATGCACCTTGCAAGTATTTTGCCAAAGGTCACTGCCGTCATGGTGAAGACTGCAAGTTTTCTCATCAGGTTCTACCAAAAGCTCATTCAAAAGAGAGGAGAGATGATGATAGGTGGAATACTGGTCTGGAATCTGAGAGAAGTCCAGTATGGAATGGTCCAAAGTGGGGTGATGAAACTGCCCCCTCATGGAATGGTCCAAAGTGGGGTGATGAATCTGCTACATCATGGGATGGTCCAAAATGGGGTGATCAAGCAGCCACTTCACAGAATGATTCGAAATGGGGTGATGTAGCCAACATGCATGCACCTAACTCCTTTCAGTGGATGAGTGACAGTAATGGTGCAGGAGATGCTGCTTCTTATTCCATTGGCATAGAAGATTACCCAATCAAATCTCACCATCCTCCATCAACAGAACCTGAAAAGAATAACCATCAAAGCTTACCGAAGGAGGTGATTGAGAAAGCTTTACCCTCCCATGGGCAGAATATGACTTGGGAAGTGCCAGGGAAAGATCAAAATGTTCCAAGTGTTACTACAGAAACAGTGGTTGAAGGTACTTGTGTCCAGTGGCATCCAGGCATCATGGAAGAGGTGCTTTGTGGTGATGGTGAGGAAAGTGAGAATGTACATGCCAATAGTGTGAAATCCCAGGCAGCCATGAAATATTCTGCTAACAATCTGCAAACTGTGGTTTCTGTCCATGACCAGTGTTTTGGTGAGAGTTCGCAAAGCCACCATTTAGCCCCTGAGCCTCCAGATGCACAAACCATCACCCAAAATGAGCAGCATCAGCAAGTCCTTCCTCAAGTACCTTCAAATACAAATCTCACTGGGCAAAATCAGCTGTGTCTTCTTCCTCATAATGGACAGAGCCAAAATCTTGCTGAACAGAGTCAGCACTATCTATCTGTTTCTCCTCATGTTTCTCCAAGTGAACAGGTTGACTCTTCAAATGGGCAGAACCATAACTCACCTATTTTACCACCATCTGCTCAGCCAAATCAGGTCTCTGTTTCAGAGCAGCAGTGTCCTACATCTGATGGCATGAGATCTGTGACACCAGACCCTGACAGCCTGCTTCCTGTCTTTACTCCAATATCTGTTGAAATAAAAGATCCTTCAACGGAGACATTACGAGAAACTCTAAATAACTCATTTTCATTACCTATTACTGATGGACCTAATGAGGGCAATCTGAACAACACTGCTGACTTGGAAGAAAAGCTGCATTCTGGAAAGCAGGAGTCGAAGCATATTGAGCAAGATGGGGATGATAACAAGAAAGTAAGTGAAACAGAAATTggcc aaaagaaagaagaacaaattGCCCAATCAAAGGGTGTGAATGCGTATGCTCATATTGATGGGGAGGGTAAGAGAAGCAGGGATGATAAGGGGGTGCGGATGTTCAAATTTGCTCTTGTGGAACACGTAAAGGATATGTTGAAGCCCACCTGGAAAGAAGGTCGTCTGACTAAAGAAGTTCACAAAACCATAGTAAAGAAAGTTGTTGAAAAAGTGACCAGTACCTTGCAGGACCCTACCATCCCTTGGACACAAGAAAGAATTGACGTGTATTTGTCATGCTCTAAAGTGAAGCTCAACAAACTTGTACAG GCATATGTACAAAAATATGGGAAGAGCTGA